A genomic stretch from Coffea arabica cultivar ET-39 chromosome 10c, Coffea Arabica ET-39 HiFi, whole genome shotgun sequence includes:
- the LOC113739034 gene encoding uncharacterized protein, whose product MVDGLCEQFKIKHRNSSIYRPQMNGAVEAANKNLKKIIRKMIERHRDWHEKLPYALMAYRTAIRTSTGETPYNLMYGMEAILPAEVEIPSLRILMEAKLEEAEWIQQRHEQLSLINEKRLNAICHGQCYQKRVARAYNKRVRPRIFTEGDKVLKHILPVQEEAKGKFAPNWQGPFIVQKVLPGGALILAEMDGQVFPQPINSDMCKKFFI is encoded by the coding sequence atggtggatGGTTTGTGCGAACAGTTCAAAATCAAGCATCGAAACTCCTCTATTTATAGACCACAGATGAATGGAGCAGTAGAGGCTGCAAATAAGAACTTGAAGAAAATAATCCGTAAGATGATTGAGAGACACCGTGATTGGCACGAGAAGCTCCCTTATGCATTAATGGCATATAGAACTGCTATTCGGACTTCTACTGGGGAAACTCCCTACAATCTCATGTACGGAATGGAAGCAATTTTGCCAGCCGAAGTCGAAATCCCTTCGTTGCGCATTTTAATGGAGGCCAAACTGGAGGAGGCTGAGTGGATTCAACAACGTCATGAGCAGTTGTCTTTAATCAATGAGAAAAGGTTAAATGCCATTTGTCATGGTCAGTGTTATCAAAAGAGGGTAGCCCGTGCTTACAATAAGCGGGTTAGACCACGAATATTCACAGAAGGAGATAAAGTTTTGAAACACATTTTGCCAGTACAAGAGGAAGCTAAAGGGAAATTTGCACCAAATTGGCAAGGCCCTTTTATTGTCCAGAAAGTTTTGCCCGGAGGAGCGCTCATTCTTGCAGAAATGGATGGGCAAGTGTTCCCTCAACCAATCAATTCagatatgtgtaagaaatttttcatatgA